The stretch of DNA TGAAAATAAGATAGGCCTGGAATAGCACAGAATGCTGTGGGTCAGGATGCAGTGGCACTGGTAGAGCTGCATGGGCTAACATGCACTATGTTACAGAAGCACTTCAGATAGTGACATTTACCTGTAAGGCAAACAAAAGCGAGTTTCGCCTTTCTCCACCTCCTCTTTGAATTGCTGCACGCAGTCCAGGAATGCCACCATCGCATGATCAAATTTATTGTCCCAAAAGAACCTTAAACCCCCAGAACAATACAAGGGCAACTCCTGAAAGAGAGAAGGTAGTTCTAGGCAGCCGAGAGACTCCAGTTTAGAAACACTCACCACAGGCGCAGGAGATGGCCCTAGGGATTCCTCTACCTTCAAGAGCCAAGCCACACTGTGTTCCATTCATCCCAGCCACCATTCACCACCTGGACAGGACTCTTGAGCCCATTGACACACCTCAACTGGCCAGAAGAATGGCTTTTAAATAAAACAGGGCACCTCCTCCGCTTCTTTGCACACCCATCCCCTAGGGGAGCACGAAGCATAatacgtagtcctgccttgagtgcaggggactggactagatgacctcgaggtcccttccagctctatgatTATTAGAGGTAAGGCAGTTACAGCAGCAATTGTATTAAGCctcagtaacagccgtgttagtctgtattcgcaaaaagaaaaggagtgctcaaataaattggttagtctctaaggtgccacaagtactccttttctttttgtattaagcCTGTAATAAGAGCTAATCGTGAATGGCAGGATTTAAATTTTCTGCTCACTCACATTAGTAGGAATAGAGGGAATTTAACTTTCCAGGCAGATTACTTTTGGATTTTCTTACCTTCGATTTGTCTGTGAGGGACTCTAAATATGAATGGTTTCCATAGGGAACGAGACGGTATCTGAAAGAAAAGGCAGGTAAGTCTGTGAGTGCCTTTTCCCATGGCACAATAGCCAGTACGAGGTGTATAAAGTATTGCTCTTACCTTTGAAATTTCAGGCCCATCTTGTTAGCAAGGGCATGAAGCAGTAGCACAGTCTGCCCCCAAGCTGCATTGATCTCATTCCATTCTACAGGGACGCTGGGGAGGCGGCCAAGTCTGAAGTTATTAATTGTGCCAAACTGCCCACTGTGCCTGTGTTAAGAGGAAAAGCTGTaagaaagctctttggggcagggtttgTCTCTATGGTACCTAGCACAACAAGGCCCTAATCCCCATTGCTGCTGTAATGCAACGTAACCCTGCAAGCCATCAAGTCTCTTTAAGGAGCTCTAAGACAATGGAGCAGCTTATATTATCTTTGTAAAGTTCAGGATTCAACATGGCAAGTGCAAAAGCACAAGCAGAGCTGTTCAGTTATGGCTCAGCACTGGGCTCCACCTGGTCCCAGGTTTGATAGTCTATAGATAGCACCTGCCAGCTGCTCTCATGTTTGCAAATCTCCCCACACAGCCTGGGTAGAGCATGTTTCCTTTCCTGCCCTTTCAGCTGTCACCATGAGGAGATCCGATTGCCTGCTCTCAGCTAAGAAGTAGATTTCAGCCCTGGGTTGCACCTAAGTTGCCAAAAACCAGGTTGCTATCTTGGCAATGATGCTGTAATGCAGATTCATGAAAGCTGGTGCTTCAGCAGCTCTGCCCCTCTAGCTCAGAGCCTATGTTACCAGATATGGAAAGTTGCATTGAACACATTGGTTTTCTTCAGTTTATCCAACTGGATCTGGGCATAGCGCATCTGGTTATCAACACTTTTCAGTTCGTCGTCCAGCTCCAGTTGCTGCCTCTTGAATTCACTGTACTCCTTCTGATACCTTCAAACAGCAACAATGAGAAAGCTACCAACAGCACAGGACAGCAAGAGACCAACTCCTACATGCACCACTACCCCAGACAGACCCTCTCTATGGAGAGAGACCTAAGTCACTCTCATCAAGGTACCAGATCCACAGCTTTGTAATAGAGGAAGCCACTTGTACCCAGTCACAATTCTAATTGTGGGTCATTAGAAGTACAGTACATGTTTACTCACAACCCAGTCTGATACACCCACTTGTCCATATTTGTCACTACTGGCATGAAATAGACTTTGGCTAAGACTCACTGTGCTTCCTCCTGATCCAGTCTCTCTGCTTCTGTCCTGACTTTCTCAAAGTTTTCTGCTACCATCTTGCGGTTCTTCTCTACTTCCTCCAGCTCCTGGATCAATCTCTCCTCTTCCAAAGCAAGTTCTTTCAGTTCCATCTGCAGCTTCTCCTTATCATCCTCATTCATTTGTTCCAAGATCTCCAGACATCGTCTACAGGAGACAGTAGGTGGTTACAAAAGGATACTTAAGGCAATTCTCAAAGGATGAGATTTGGAGAATTGCCAAATGCTTAGTTCAGGAACTTCTTTATATCTATATTCTTTCCCTGCTTTTCAGACTAAGGCTACTGGAAGTGATGATGGAGTGCTCCAACTGTTCAATAATAAATCACTTACTTGTAGTTCTGGCATTCATTCTCTGTGATATTGAGTTGTGTGTCTAACTGGTCTAGAAGGGTATCTGTGCATTCCTCACACAGAGGATGGTCCACATCTGTTTGTCCTGACATAATGTCAAAAAGGTCACCAGTAACCTAGAGAAAGAGTTCACTCTTAGTATAGAAAATTTAGAATCAGCTCCAGGTTCTGCTCGatattaaatgaaaaaacaagTGTTAAATGGACAAACATGTGCCCCCTAAGAGAACAGCAAGGTGCCATTTTTCACAGCCCAAGCttgataaactgaacagattTTAAGCTTGTTTACCTTTATTCTACGCAAatatttgaaggccagaaatacGAGTTACAACTCCAACTCGCAaactgccccaaagaacttacactaCATTCAAGAGAATATCTAGTTTGTCAGCATGAGACTTGCCTTCAGTCTTCTGCTTAGATTTTCCATGGTGCCCCCATCAGAAGCCTCTCCAATCAGAGTAAAACTGTTGGCACTTTCTGTTGACATCATTCTTGAAGAGAAAGGGATTTTGTTGTTGTGAACTGATGAAGAATGTCAAAACATCACTGAATTTCTCtcactggaatactatgtcccaAAGCTTCCTCACTGAGACCCCTCCACTGTGCCTTTAATTCTGATGTCTTGTGCAGTcctttcccttttgattttcatCTGTACACTGAATTTACATAAAGGTCAGTGGGAGACTTACAGTCTTAGGTGGCAGTGCACAGGTATTAGTTCTGTGCCACCCCTTAGCTGGTAAATAATGTCCCAAGAACAACACAAATGCAGGAGTAAGAGCTGCtacaaagggggtggggtgggaatagcAAGGTCCTGAATGGAATGGATTAAAAAAGGTTTTGGGACCCTACTGGATCCAGCAAATACCCCAAGTGCCCAAGGAAACTGAGGATCTCAGCATAAGCCTAGGTGAGGTTCACCACAGCAAGGGAGAATCTGTACTTAATGCATGATTTCTGTGGTCAACCACCCACACCCAAAACATGCAAGTTACACTTATCCTTCCCTATATAGGAGTTCTTTGGGCTTTCATATACTACAGTGGAGTGCATGATAAATAAAGAATGAGTAAGATTTATTCTGAAATGAAGCCAGCAGCCACAATGTCTTCCATAATGGCAGCTCTTATATAGATAGATCCATGTAGAATCATGAGACCCCCACAATGTTTCAGAAAATTTACTGCAAACACAAGCGATACCTGGCTGGAGGAATGAATCTCCTGGATACACCATCCTGACGGTTTTCTGCGAAGGCTTCCTGAAAATTAAGGCAATACACCATCAGTCAATCAAATGCCACTCATGACATAAAAGAGTAGAATCAGCTTCCTTTTGGGTTCTCTCGCAAAAGGAGGGTTATCATCCTCACTGGACAAATTAATTGATGCTCAGGCTAACCTGTAACCTCCAAGAGACAAACTAGCTTTATCACAGGACCTTGGGTAAAGGAACGAAGAGATATTCAATCCGAGCCTTTTACCTCTGTTACGTTGGTCTCTTCTTCATGAAGGTCTCCTGGTTTTGCTGGAGCTGTGGTAAGTAACGGAGCTGAACAAAGAACAACAATGACAAGAGGACTGAAGAAATTGTGCATGATAAGCAATGAAACGATTTCACAGAGCTGCAGGTTTCTGAACGCAACACGGGCTGTACAGTCAAGGTCCCACCTGTGGGCATCCCAGCCATCTTCTTCCAAGGAGAGCTGGGTGTTGACCCCTCCCCGGCTGCCACCCAGACAGCCCCTCTCCGGTCATTCCTCAACCCACCCTCAACCCACCCCCAGGGCGTGCCAGGTCGACAGGAACCTTCCTAACCGCCTGGTCAGTAGCGTGCTGCGAAAACAGGGATATAGCTCAGTGGTAGAGCATCTGACTGCAGAtcaagaggtccctggttcaaatccGGGTGCCCCCTGGAAAGAtttcagggggagggatagctcagtggtttgagcattggcctgctaaacgcagggttgtgagttcaatcctcgagggggccatttagggatctggggcaaaaatgggggggcttggactagatgagtcctgaggtcccttcccaccctgagattctaggaAAACAGCGCGCTTACCAGGCCCGCCGCGCTCTCTACTCACCCGCTCTCCTCCCGCCCCGGGCGCTGCCCCCGGTACCTGTCAGCTCCTGGATGGTGACCCGGTCGAGGATCTTGAAGGACGTGTCCAGCTTGAGCGGCTGGCTGCAGCGCTGGCACACGAAGCTGACCTGCATGGTGCATGCCGATGACTTGGAGCCCTCCATGCCCGCGCGCTCCCCCCGCCTCCGAGCGCGGAAACGGGCCCACGCGCCGGGGCCCACGCGCCGCCCGCGTCACCGCCGGGCCGCCCCGCGCAGGCAGGACGTGACGCCATCGGCCCGCCGGCAAGTCGTGTCCCCGACTCCATTTCGCGGCCTGCAGCGCCCCCTAGCGGGAAGGGGGACTAATGGGGGCCGCGGGGTGACGGCATcggggcaggggagcaggctggggaaaCCAGCAGCATGGCGGGGGGAGAgccagcaggggcgggggcagtgggcggggggagagccagcaggggagggggcaggggagagccggCGGGGGCAGTGAGGCAGGGGAGAGCCagccggggagggggcagtgggcggggggagagccagcaggggcgggggcagcggggCGGGGTGAGAgccagcaggggcgggggcagtggggcggggggagagccagcaggggcgggggcagtgggcggggggtgagccagcaggggagggggcagtgggcggGGTGAGAgccagcaggggcgggggcagtggGCGGGGTGAGAgccagcagggaagggggcagagggcggggggagagccagcaggggcgggggcagcggggCGAGGGGTGAgccagcaggggcgggggcagtggGCGGGGGGTGAgccagcaggggcgggggcagcggggCAGAGGAGAGCCGGCGGGggcagcggggcggggggagagccagcaggggcgggggcagtggggcggggggagagccagcaggggcgggggcagcggggCGAGGGGTGAgccagcaggggcgggggcagtgggcggggggtgagccagcaggggagggggcagtgggcggggggtgagccagcaggggagggggcagtgggcggggggtgagccagcaggggaggggcagtgggcGGGGTGAGAgccagcaggggcgggggcagtggggcggggggagagccagcaggggcgggggcagcggggCGAGGGGTGAgccagcaggggcgggggcagtgggcggggggtgagccagcaggggagggggcagtgggcggggggagagccagcaggggcgggggcagagggcggGGTGAgagccagcaggggagggggcagagggcggggggagagccagcaggggcgggggcagtggggcggggtgagagccagcaggggagggggcagcggggcaggggagagccggcgggggcagtggggcaggggagagccagccggggagggggcagcggggcaggggagagccggcggggagggggcagcggggcaggggagagccggcggggagggggcagcggggtggggcTGGACTGTGTTGTCAGAGCACCACCCTGGGCTCGGGGGCCCCGAAGGGCCGGTGTGCGGCTCCTGGGGGCCGATGGTGCTCTCAGCAGCTCTTCACAGAGCCCGCTCCCCATTACAGCCCTGGGCCCTGGCTCAGACCAAGACGTCAGAGACCGAGCGGTCGGGCGGGGAAACACGCGGGCAGGGCCTGGGCCCTGGGCCGCCCTGTCCGAAGGTTTCGCACGCTGTGGAGGAGCCAGGGCCGGAGTCGGGATCA from Lepidochelys kempii isolate rLepKem1 chromosome 27, rLepKem1.hap2, whole genome shotgun sequence encodes:
- the BECN1 gene encoding beclin-1 isoform X2 — encoded protein: MEGSKSSACTMQVSFVCQRCSQPLKLDTSFKILDRVTIQELTAPLLTTAPAKPGDLHEEETNVTEEAFAENRQDGVSRRFIPPARMMSTESANSFTLIGEASDGGTMENLSRRLKVTGDLFDIMSGQTDVDHPLCEECTDTLLDQLDTQLNITENECQNYKRCLEILEQMNEDDKEKLQMELKELALEEERLIQELEEVEKNRKMVAENFEKVRTEAERLDQEEAQYQKEYSEFKRQQLELDDELKSVDNQMRYAQIQLDKLKKTNVFNATFHIWHSGQFGTINNFRLGRLPSVPVEWNEINAAWGQTVLLLHALANKMGLKFQRYRLVPYGNHSYLESLTDKSKELPLYCSGGLRFFWDNKFDHAMVAFLDCVQQFKEEVEKGETRFCLPYRMDVEKGKIEDTGGSGGSYSIKTQFNSEEQWTKALKFMLTNLKWGLAWVSSQFYNK
- the BECN1 gene encoding beclin-1 isoform X1, whose product is MEGSKSSACTMQVSFVCQRCSQPLKLDTSFKILDRVTIQELTGTGGSARGGRRAAPLLTTAPAKPGDLHEEETNVTEEAFAENRQDGVSRRFIPPARMMSTESANSFTLIGEASDGGTMENLSRRLKVTGDLFDIMSGQTDVDHPLCEECTDTLLDQLDTQLNITENECQNYKRCLEILEQMNEDDKEKLQMELKELALEEERLIQELEEVEKNRKMVAENFEKVRTEAERLDQEEAQYQKEYSEFKRQQLELDDELKSVDNQMRYAQIQLDKLKKTNVFNATFHIWHSGQFGTINNFRLGRLPSVPVEWNEINAAWGQTVLLLHALANKMGLKFQRYRLVPYGNHSYLESLTDKSKELPLYCSGGLRFFWDNKFDHAMVAFLDCVQQFKEEVEKGETRFCLPYRMDVEKGKIEDTGGSGGSYSIKTQFNSEEQWTKALKFMLTNLKWGLAWVSSQFYNK
- the BECN1 gene encoding beclin-1 isoform X3; the protein is MEGSKSSACTMQVSFVCQRCSQPLKLDTSFKILDRVTIQELTGTGGSARGGRRAAPLLTTAPAKPGDLHEEETNVTEEAFAENRQDGVSRRFIPPARMMSTESANSFTLIGEASDGGTMENLSRRLKVTGDLFDIMSGQTDVDHPLCEECTDTLLDQLDTQLNITENECQNYKRCLEILEQMNEDDKEKLQMELKELALEEERLIQELEEVEKNRKMVAENFEKVRTEAERLDQEEAQHSGQFGTINNFRLGRLPSVPVEWNEINAAWGQTVLLLHALANKMGLKFQRYRLVPYGNHSYLESLTDKSKELPLYCSGGLRFFWDNKFDHAMVAFLDCVQQFKEEVEKGETRFCLPYRMDVEKGKIEDTGGSGGSYSIKTQFNSEEQWTKALKFMLTNLKWGLAWVSSQFYNK